The stretch of DNA GTCTCGTACTTCTACGAGTCACCGACCCCTGGCAAGGACGGCTGTCCCTCGGGCGCGGGCGAGAAGTGCGCACGCGAGGTGCTGGCGCTCGGCACACCCGCCCTGTGGTGGGCCGCCGGCTTCGCCCTCGCGTACCTGCTGTGGCGCTGGGCGCTGCGCAGGGACTGGCGTGCGGGCGCGATCCTGTGCGGTGTCGCGGCCGGCTACGTGCCCTGGTTCATGTACCAGGAACGGACGATCTTCCTCTTCTACTCGGTCGTCTTCGTACCGTTCCTGTGTCTCGCGGTGGCGATGCTGATCGGCGCGATCCTCGGCCCACCGGGCTCCACGGAACGTCGCCGGGTGGCGGGCGCGGCCGGGGCGGGCGTACTGGTGCTGCTGGTCGTCTGGAACTTCATCTACTTCTGGCCGGTCTACACGGGCACGGCGATTCCGGTGAGCGACTGGCAGGACCGGATGTGGTTCGACACGTGGGTGTAGTTCGACACGTGGGTGCAGTTCGACACTGGGTGCAGTGCCCTCCGGTTCACTCGGCCCTCCCGTCGGGAGTCGTCATGTCGGCATCGGACAACGCGTCCGCCGCCGCGGGGTCCCTCCACGCGTTGCCAGTGAGGTGCATGTGTGGTGAAGGGAACCGTTCCGGTCCCGTAACGAAGGCCCTACCACCTATTGACCGCCCGTAAAGTGCTGATCACACAACTTCACGGACGCGAAGCCCGAATCCAGGGGGGCGGCGATGTCGTGGGACCTCTGGGGAGGGGGACGTGCCATGCGCACAGGCGTAAAGGTCGGAGTGATCGGCGGGGTCATCGCCGTCGTGGTGGGGGGCGGCGGCTACGGCGCGTACAACGTGCTGGACGCCGTCAACAGCGGGAGTTCCACTTCGGACACCGCGAGTTCCGGCGCGGGCCGTACCGGGCCGGTCTCGGCCGACGAGGTCCAGGAGACGTCGAAGGCCTTCTTCGCCGCCTGGTCGAAGGGCAAGTCCGACGCCGCCGCACACCTCACCGACAACGCCACCAAGGCGGAGCCGTCGCTCTCCGCCTTCTCCGGCGCCGCGCACATCACGAAGGCGCGGATCACTCCCGGCGAGACGCAGGGCGAGACGGTTCCCTTCTCGGTCTCCGCCACCGTGTCGTACGACGGGAAGCACAAGCCCCTCTCGTACCGCTCGGAGTTGACCGTGGTGCGCCCGGCGGCCGGCGGGCGGGCCGTGGTCAAGTGGGAGCCCACCGTCGTCCACCCGAAACTCGGCAAGGGCGACTGGCTGAAGGCGGGTGTGGCGGAGGCACCGACCGTCGAGGCCGTGGACCGTGACGGCCGCCCGCTCGACGTGAAGAAGTACCCCTCGCTCGCCCCGGTCCTCGACACGCTGCGCGAACGGTACGCGGTGAAGGCGGGCGGCACACCGGGCATCGAACTGTCGGTCGTGCACGCCGACGAGCGTGCCCCCGAAACGCTGGTCACCCTCTCCGAGGGCAAGCCGGGGAAGGTCAGGACGACGCTCAGCGCGTCCGCCCAGGCCGCCGCGGAACAGGCCGTCGCCCAGTACGGCCAGTCGTCCGTGGTGGCGGAGAAGCCCAGCACCGGGGAGATCCTGGCCGTCGCCAACCACAGGAACGACAACTTCAACGCCGCTTTCCTCGGCAGGCTCGCGCCCGGTTCGACCATGAAGATGGTCACGGCCGCCATGCTCATCGACAAGGGGCTGGTCTCCGCCGACAGCAAGGCACCGTGCCCGGCGACCGCCACCTGGCAGAGCCAGACTTTCCACAACCTCGCCGGCATGGCGCCCGACGAGAACGCCACACTGGCGAGCAGCTTCGCCCGCTCCTGCAACACGACGTTCGTGAAGATGGCCGACGACGTGGAGGTGGACGATCTGACCCGCGAGGCCGAGGACAACTTCGGTCTCGGCAAGAACTGGAAGACCGGGATCGTCTCCTTCGACGGCCGCGTTCCCGCCACCGGCGGACCCGACACGGCGGCGAGCCTGATCGGTCAGGGGCAGGTGCAGATGAACCCGCTGAACCTCGTCTCCGTCACGTCCACCGTGCGGGCGGGCTCGTTCCGTCAGCCGGTACTCGTGCCGCAGTCCCTCGACGGCAGGAAGCTGGCGAAGGCCAAGGGGCTGAGTTCGAAGGCCGCCGGACAGGTACGGCAGATGATGAACCGCACCGCGACCAGCGGTACGGGCGCGCCGGCGATGGCCGGTCTCGGCGGCGACATCGGCGCGAAGACGGGTTCGGCGGAGGTCGACGGCCAGCAGAAGGCGAACAGTTGGTTCGCCGGATACCGGGACGATGTCGCAGCGGCGGCGATGGCCCAGGAGGGCGGCCACGGCGGCGACACGGCAGGGCCGATCGTGGCGGCGGTGCTGCGGGCGGGGCGCTGAGGGCGCCGGGCAGAAGGCGCCGGGCAGAAGGCGCCGGGCAAAGGGCGCCGGGCAGAGGGCTCACGCCCCCCACGGACAAACCGCACGCCGGGGCGGCTCCCCCACCGGAATTCGTCTCTCCGCGCGCCCCCTATGGTGGGGTTCCGGTGGGGAACCGGGGGGGAAAGGTGGAGGACTTGTGGGCAAGAGAAGGCGTGCGCCGGGCGGCGGGAAGAGGAACCCGGCCGTGCTGGGAAGTGTCCTCGCCGTCGTGGTCGCCGGGGCCGGATTCGGCGGATACAGCCTCCTCTCCGGGGGTCAGGACGACGGTCACTCCGGCTCCTCCACCGCTCAGCGGCAGGTCAAGAAGGGGCCGCCGACCACCGTTGAGATCCGCAGGGCCTCGCACGGCTTTCTCACCGCCTGGCAGAAGGGCGACCGGGCGAAAGCGGCGAAGTACACCGACGACGCGGGCGCGGCCCGCGCGGCGCTGGCCGGGTACACGAAGGACGCGCACCTGACGGATGTGAAGGTCGTTCCCGGCAAGGCGCGCGGCGCCGAAGTGCCGTACTCCGTGACGGCGACCGTCGCGTACAAGGGCAAGAGGAAGCCTTTCGCGTACAGCTCGGCGCTGACCGTGGTCCGCCGGGCGGAGGACGGCAGGCCGCTGGTCGGCTGGCACCCTTCTGTCGTCCACCCGGACCTGAAGCAGGGCGAGACGCTGCGCACGGGCGAGGCGGGCACGCCGCCGATCCGCGCGGTGGACAGGGACGGCGCGGAACTCACGGCGCGCGCCCACCCGTCGCTGGCAGCCGTCCTCGACGACCTGCGGGACCGGTTCGGCGAGAAGGCGGGCGGCACGGCAGGCGCCGAGCTGTACATCGCACGCAAGGGGTCGAAGGAGGCGGGGAAGGGCGGGGGCGCCGGGGACGACGCCAAGTCGGGCGCCGCGTCGGACACCCGCTCCGGCTCCGATTCCGGGGGCGGCGACGGGGAAGGGCCCGACCCGCGCCCCGGCAAGACCCTCTTAAAACTCTCCGACGGCACCCCGGGCAGGCTCAGGACGACCATCAGCGCCCCCGTGCAGGCGGCGGCCGAGAAACAGGCGGCCAAGAGCCCCCGTACGTCGATCGTCTCGGTCAAACCGAGCACGGGTGAGGTGCTCGGCTTCGCCAACTCCGCGCCCGGCGGCTTCAACACCGCGCTCCAGGGGTCGATCGCGCCCGGCTCCACGATGAAGATCGTCACGGGCTCGTTGCTGCTGGAGAAGGGGCTCGCGGGGTACGACAAGCCGCATCCCTGCCCCAAGTACGCCTCTTACGGCGGCTGGAAGTTCCAGAACGTGGAGAAGTTCCAGATCAAGAGCGGCACGTTCCGCGACAGCTTCGGGGCCTCCTGCAACACGGCGTTCATCACCCAGGCGAAGAAGCTCGGGGACGACGACCTGACCAAGCAGGCACAGGAGGTTTTCGGCCTCGGCCGTGACAACTGGTCGATCGGCGTGCCGACCTTCGACGGCGCGGTACCCGTGCAGCGGGACGCGGCGAAGGCGGCCTCACTGATCGGACAGGGCGGGGTCAGGATGAACCCGCTCAACATGGCGTCGGTCATCGCGACCGCGAAGACGGGCACCTTCAGGCAGCCGTACCTCGTCGCCCCCTCGGTCGACGGCCGCACTCTCGCGAAGGCCCCCCGCGCACTCTCCGGCTCCGCACAGCGGCAGCTCCGCAGGCTGCTCACCTACACGGCCACGTCGGGTTCGGGCGCGGAGCCGATGGCGGGGCTGGGCTCGGACATCGGAGCGAAGACGGGTTCGGCGGAGGTCGACAACCAGAAGAAGCCCAACGGCTGGTTCACGGCCTGGCACGGCGACACCGCGGCGGCGGCCGTCGTCCAGCAGGGCGGCAGGGGCGGCGCTTCGGCGGGGCCCGTGGTGCGGGCGGTGTTGCTCGCGGGAGGGTGAGGCGGGAGAGCCGGCTGGACGGGGCGCCCGCAGGCGTGGCCGCAGCGCAGCGCTGTCCACTCGCGAGGCCAGAACGTTACCGTGCCCGTATGACCATTGAAGGACCGGAGACAAAAGCGGCACAGACCGTCCACCCGCGCTTCGCGCAGGCCCTCGAAGAACTCGGGCTCGTCTCCCTCACGGCTGACGTCCGCCGCTTTCCCGAGGCCACTCGGACCGCCCAGGAAGCCGCTGCGGCTGTCGGTTGTGAATTGAGCGCCATCGTCAAGTCGCTGATCTTCACCGCCGAGCTGCCCGGCGCGGATACGGACAATGCTGGTACGGACAACGCGGGGACGGAAAACGCGGGGACGGACGTGCCCGTGCTCGTGCTGATGGACGGGGCCTCGCGCGTCGATGTCGAGCGGGTACGGGCGGAGTTGGGGGCGGCCAAGGTCCGCAGGGCCAAGGCCGAATTCGTACGGGAGACGACGGGGTTCGCCATCGGCGGGGTGCCGCCGTTCGGGCACCGTACGAAGACCCTGGTCCTCGCCGACAAGGGGCTTCTCGACCACCCGGTGGTGTGGGCCGCGGCCGGTACACCCCACGCGGTCTTTCCGATGGAGCCCGCCGCGTTGATCGCCCACGCCGGGGGGTCGTTGGTGGATGTGCGCGAGGGCGCCCAGTAACACCCTCGGTGGTCGGCGCCGTACTGCCGGCCGCGCCGG from Streptomyces tsukubensis encodes:
- a CDS encoding penicillin-binding transpeptidase domain-containing protein, with the translated sequence MRTGVKVGVIGGVIAVVVGGGGYGAYNVLDAVNSGSSTSDTASSGAGRTGPVSADEVQETSKAFFAAWSKGKSDAAAHLTDNATKAEPSLSAFSGAAHITKARITPGETQGETVPFSVSATVSYDGKHKPLSYRSELTVVRPAAGGRAVVKWEPTVVHPKLGKGDWLKAGVAEAPTVEAVDRDGRPLDVKKYPSLAPVLDTLRERYAVKAGGTPGIELSVVHADERAPETLVTLSEGKPGKVRTTLSASAQAAAEQAVAQYGQSSVVAEKPSTGEILAVANHRNDNFNAAFLGRLAPGSTMKMVTAAMLIDKGLVSADSKAPCPATATWQSQTFHNLAGMAPDENATLASSFARSCNTTFVKMADDVEVDDLTREAEDNFGLGKNWKTGIVSFDGRVPATGGPDTAASLIGQGQVQMNPLNLVSVTSTVRAGSFRQPVLVPQSLDGRKLAKAKGLSSKAAGQVRQMMNRTATSGTGAPAMAGLGGDIGAKTGSAEVDGQQKANSWFAGYRDDVAAAAMAQEGGHGGDTAGPIVAAVLRAGR
- a CDS encoding penicillin-binding transpeptidase domain-containing protein; amino-acid sequence: MGKRRRAPGGGKRNPAVLGSVLAVVVAGAGFGGYSLLSGGQDDGHSGSSTAQRQVKKGPPTTVEIRRASHGFLTAWQKGDRAKAAKYTDDAGAARAALAGYTKDAHLTDVKVVPGKARGAEVPYSVTATVAYKGKRKPFAYSSALTVVRRAEDGRPLVGWHPSVVHPDLKQGETLRTGEAGTPPIRAVDRDGAELTARAHPSLAAVLDDLRDRFGEKAGGTAGAELYIARKGSKEAGKGGGAGDDAKSGAASDTRSGSDSGGGDGEGPDPRPGKTLLKLSDGTPGRLRTTISAPVQAAAEKQAAKSPRTSIVSVKPSTGEVLGFANSAPGGFNTALQGSIAPGSTMKIVTGSLLLEKGLAGYDKPHPCPKYASYGGWKFQNVEKFQIKSGTFRDSFGASCNTAFITQAKKLGDDDLTKQAQEVFGLGRDNWSIGVPTFDGAVPVQRDAAKAASLIGQGGVRMNPLNMASVIATAKTGTFRQPYLVAPSVDGRTLAKAPRALSGSAQRQLRRLLTYTATSGSGAEPMAGLGSDIGAKTGSAEVDNQKKPNGWFTAWHGDTAAAAVVQQGGRGGASAGPVVRAVLLAGG
- a CDS encoding YbaK/EbsC family protein — protein: MTIEGPETKAAQTVHPRFAQALEELGLVSLTADVRRFPEATRTAQEAAAAVGCELSAIVKSLIFTAELPGADTDNAGTDNAGTENAGTDVPVLVLMDGASRVDVERVRAELGAAKVRRAKAEFVRETTGFAIGGVPPFGHRTKTLVLADKGLLDHPVVWAAAGTPHAVFPMEPAALIAHAGGSLVDVREGAQ